A window of the Paenibacillus woosongensis genome harbors these coding sequences:
- a CDS encoding MFS transporter: MEYHHKRLFSPVFILILVIIAAGLSQGLLLPVLSIFMEERGISSSVNGLHAAALYIGSFGMSLVAVKVLERIGFKKLILGGMVLVMVALPLFPLISNLEVWFILRLLVGIGDNALHFASQLWMMLITPPNQRGRNISIYGMSYGIGFSIGPLAIRLLPYGQLVPFLLLAILFALVALLVYLQMPDTMPDKLDEGKGKASGSRKTLRIYRLAWFALIPSVLYGYMEAAMNSNFPIYGLRTGLTAGEIATLLPFFGIGGLILQLPLGYLSDRYGRKIILMIAGSLGGLLFLIVPLIGSDYFGLLVIFMLTGGLVGSFFSLGLAYAADILPRHLLPTANVIASIHFNIGSIAGPNLGGAAMHFGSAGLLFVILGLFYLTFSVAGLLFRPKLGINHKL, from the coding sequence ATGGAATATCATCACAAACGCTTGTTTTCACCAGTATTTATTCTGATCTTAGTCATCATTGCCGCTGGACTAAGCCAGGGCTTGCTTCTGCCCGTTCTATCCATATTTATGGAGGAGCGGGGGATCTCCTCCTCCGTGAACGGCTTGCATGCGGCTGCCCTTTACATCGGCTCCTTCGGGATGTCTCTTGTCGCGGTAAAGGTGCTGGAGAGGATTGGCTTCAAGAAGCTGATTCTTGGGGGAATGGTGCTGGTTATGGTGGCACTTCCGCTATTTCCGCTGATCTCGAATCTCGAAGTCTGGTTTATCCTGCGCCTGCTGGTGGGCATAGGCGACAACGCGCTGCATTTTGCATCCCAACTCTGGATGATGCTCATCACGCCTCCGAATCAGCGAGGCAGAAATATTTCCATCTATGGGATGTCTTACGGCATCGGCTTTTCTATCGGGCCGCTGGCCATCCGGCTGCTGCCTTACGGGCAGCTTGTCCCGTTCCTGCTGCTAGCTATTCTGTTCGCTTTGGTTGCCTTGCTCGTATATCTGCAAATGCCGGATACCATGCCTGACAAACTGGACGAGGGAAAAGGGAAAGCCTCCGGCTCACGAAAAACGCTGCGAATATACCGTTTGGCCTGGTTTGCATTAATTCCGTCGGTGCTCTATGGCTACATGGAGGCTGCGATGAATAGCAATTTTCCGATTTATGGGCTGCGCACGGGGCTGACCGCAGGCGAAATAGCTACATTATTGCCGTTTTTCGGTATCGGCGGACTGATTCTGCAGCTGCCGCTAGGCTACTTAAGCGATCGGTATGGACGTAAAATTATTCTTATGATTGCGGGAAGCCTGGGCGGCCTGCTATTCCTCATCGTTCCTTTAATAGGAAGCGATTATTTTGGACTTCTGGTGATTTTCATGCTTACCGGCGGCCTGGTCGGTTCATTTTTCTCGCTTGGCTTGGCCTACGCAGCCGATATTTTGCCGCGGCATCTGCTTCCTACGGCCAACGTGATCGCTTCCATTCATTTTAATATCGGCAGTATCGCGGGTCCGAATTTGGGCGGAGCTGCCATGCACTTCGGTTCGGCCGGCTTGCTGTTCGTGATTCTCGGTTTGTTTTATTTGACATTTTCGGTGGCGGGTTTGCTGTTTCGGCCGAAGCTGGGAATAAATCATAAATTATGA
- the thyA gene encoding thymidylate synthase yields the protein MRAYLDLLQDVLDNGTVKEDRTGTGTLSVFGRQLRFDLSKGFPLVTTKRIHLKSVIHELLWFLKGDTNIAYLKENGVRIWDEWADENGDLGPVYGSQWRSWEAPDGRKIDQIANVIEAIKNNPDSRRHLVSAWNVAEVDNMKLPPCHFVFQFYVANGKLSCMLTMRSVDTFLGLPFNIASYALLTHMVAQQCGLEVGEFVWSGGDVHIYSNHVEQVKTQLVREPYELPKLVIKRKPDSIFDYVYEDFEFVGYEHHPTIKATVAV from the coding sequence ATGAGAGCATATTTAGATCTGCTGCAGGATGTGCTGGATAACGGAACGGTCAAGGAAGACCGCACGGGCACGGGAACGCTGTCCGTATTCGGCCGCCAGCTTCGATTTGATCTGAGCAAGGGATTTCCGCTCGTCACGACAAAGCGAATCCATTTGAAGTCGGTTATTCATGAACTGCTTTGGTTCCTTAAAGGGGACACGAATATAGCTTATCTCAAAGAAAATGGCGTTCGTATTTGGGATGAATGGGCGGACGAGAACGGCGACCTTGGCCCGGTGTATGGCTCGCAGTGGCGATCCTGGGAAGCGCCGGACGGCAGAAAGATCGATCAGATTGCCAACGTGATCGAAGCGATCAAGAATAATCCAGATTCACGCCGCCATCTCGTCAGCGCCTGGAATGTGGCGGAGGTCGATAACATGAAGCTGCCGCCATGTCATTTCGTCTTCCAATTTTATGTGGCGAACGGGAAGCTGTCGTGCATGCTGACGATGCGGTCCGTCGATACATTCCTCGGCTTGCCATTCAATATTGCCAGCTATGCGCTCTTGACCCATATGGTGGCGCAGCAATGCGGGCTGGAGGTTGGCGAGTTCGTCTGGTCCGGTGGGGACGTCCACATCTACAGCAATCATGTGGAGCAGGTAAAGACGCAGTTGGTACGGGAGCCTTATGAACTGCCAAAATTGGTAATCAAGCGTAAGCCGGATTCGATCTTTGATTACGTGTATGAAGATTTCGAATTCGTCGGTTATGAGCATCATCCGACAATCAAAGCGACGGTAGCCGTATAG
- a CDS encoding NUDIX hydrolase, whose product MRRVDVVYTLLLNEDETKILMVKNHSRNAWTLPGGAVEQGETLETAAIREAKEETGLDVEIGGVVAVNEGLFTELGQHVVFVTFRGQITGGHMEIVRPDEIAAIEWIEVERADELMPYYKEKLRDIVRRGAEVAYYDEGVRAK is encoded by the coding sequence ATGAGACGTGTTGATGTCGTATATACGCTGTTGCTTAATGAAGACGAGACGAAGATCCTGATGGTTAAGAACCACAGCAGAAATGCTTGGACGCTTCCGGGAGGCGCGGTAGAGCAAGGAGAGACGCTGGAAACAGCTGCAATTCGCGAAGCGAAGGAAGAGACTGGACTGGACGTGGAAATCGGCGGCGTAGTGGCGGTGAATGAAGGCTTATTTACGGAGCTGGGGCAGCATGTCGTATTTGTAACTTTTCGCGGACAAATTACTGGGGGGCACATGGAGATTGTCCGGCCGGATGAAATTGCAGCCATCGAATGGATCGAAGTAGAGCGCGCCGATGAGCTGATGCCCTATTACAAGGAGAAGCTTAGGGATATTGTGCGCCGAGGCGCCGAAGTAGCCTATTATGACGAAGGCGTTCGCGCGAAGTAA
- a CDS encoding ArsR/SmtB family transcription factor produces the protein MTYNVKVDVSPIYELISSFIVFTTRKWVNNLDVGLEWLEDIGSRFNLDAQQAFAAAAKFPFSDYDVLYAWAMDRSSHSIDAFLDDLEHAANDTLYHSIKSYIPDMNTQEVERIRTSYVPLLRKWNDLYFIDVAPQYTPLLEEDAAEKSTLLHKMDPEALVEYASGGIVLEAGLPSEQVVLVPSIHFRPINTYCFYNGALLIQYPIDIPELDEDEPPTCLLRLTRALANPERLRLLRYVANEPKSLQEMVSNLHESEDKLMHHLMRLRVAGLLRVHLVDVDTEKFSIRPDGAAELQMFLESYIRL, from the coding sequence ATGACATACAATGTCAAAGTTGACGTTTCTCCAATATATGAGCTCATCAGCAGCTTCATAGTATTTACGACCCGCAAATGGGTGAATAATCTGGATGTAGGACTGGAGTGGCTGGAAGATATCGGCTCCCGCTTTAACCTGGATGCACAGCAGGCTTTCGCCGCTGCCGCGAAGTTTCCTTTTTCCGATTACGATGTGCTGTATGCCTGGGCGATGGATCGTTCCAGCCATAGCATCGACGCCTTTCTCGACGACCTGGAGCATGCCGCAAATGATACCCTTTACCATAGTATTAAATCCTATATCCCCGATATGAATACTCAAGAAGTCGAGCGTATTCGCACTAGTTATGTCCCGCTGCTTCGGAAATGGAATGATTTGTACTTTATCGATGTTGCTCCGCAATATACACCTCTCTTAGAAGAGGATGCGGCCGAGAAATCCACCTTATTGCATAAAATGGACCCTGAAGCGCTCGTAGAATACGCCTCAGGCGGAATCGTTCTTGAAGCGGGGCTGCCAAGCGAACAGGTTGTGCTTGTCCCATCCATACATTTCCGGCCCATCAACACCTATTGCTTCTATAACGGTGCACTGCTGATCCAATATCCGATCGATATTCCCGAGCTAGACGAAGACGAACCGCCGACATGTCTGCTGCGGCTAACGCGGGCACTGGCCAATCCAGAACGCCTTCGCCTGCTCCGCTATGTCGCTAATGAACCGAAATCACTGCAGGAAATGGTCAGTAACCTGCACGAATCCGAAGACAAGCTGATGCATCATCTGATGCGCCTGCGCGTGGCTGGCTTGCTTCGCGTACATCTCGTCGACGTCGATACGGAGAAATTCAGCATCCGGCCGGATGGGGCAGCTGAGCTGCAAATGTTTTTGGAATCCTATATCCGGTTATAG
- a CDS encoding dihydrofolate reductase, whose translation MGISLIWAMDRNGLVGKGNDLPWRLPNDMNFFKQQTKGKTVVMGRKTWESLRVRPLPGRRNIVLTGDRSYEAEGSEVVYSVNEVLDIAKSDDLMVIGGGSVYGQFIPHADRLFVTRIDAEFEGDVHFPPLDWSKFVVIEEIPGIRDEKNLYDHRFMIYERRKG comes from the coding sequence ATGGGCATTTCGCTAATTTGGGCCATGGATCGAAATGGCTTGGTTGGCAAGGGCAATGATTTGCCCTGGAGATTGCCAAACGATATGAATTTCTTCAAACAGCAGACCAAGGGCAAAACGGTTGTGATGGGCCGAAAAACATGGGAGTCCTTACGAGTCAGGCCGCTTCCTGGCCGCCGGAATATCGTGCTGACGGGTGACCGTTCGTATGAAGCCGAGGGCTCTGAAGTAGTGTATTCCGTGAACGAAGTGCTGGATATCGCGAAGAGCGATGACTTAATGGTCATTGGCGGCGGCAGTGTGTACGGGCAGTTTATTCCGCATGCTGACAGATTGTTCGTTACCCGGATTGACGCCGAATTTGAGGGAGATGTACATTTTCCGCCGTTGGATTGGTCGAAGTTTGTCGTGATCGAGGAGATCCCCGGCATTCGGGACGAGAAGAATTTATATGATCACCGCTTTATGATCTATGAACGGCGCAAGGGCTAA
- a CDS encoding VOC family protein: MIQGLYEAHLPVRNLEISMAFYDKLGLKLAWRDEDTAFYWIEEGRSWIGLWEGSAYETPYHPSLRHIAFRVAYDDLKRSLDWLASIQVEAVPFGGRSTVQPFVRPNQGNASVYFNDPDGNSLELMCYIEVPAELKHITDKLSLDEWEKLSGLRRNE, encoded by the coding sequence ATGATTCAAGGACTGTACGAAGCGCATTTGCCGGTCAGAAATTTGGAGATCTCAATGGCTTTCTACGACAAATTGGGACTGAAGTTAGCCTGGCGAGACGAGGATACGGCGTTTTATTGGATCGAGGAAGGCCGTAGCTGGATTGGGTTATGGGAAGGATCAGCGTATGAAACTCCCTATCATCCGTCCTTGCGGCATATCGCGTTCCGCGTGGCATATGATGATTTAAAACGTTCCTTAGACTGGCTCGCCTCGATTCAGGTCGAGGCTGTTCCGTTTGGGGGCAGAAGTACGGTACAGCCCTTTGTACGCCCCAATCAAGGCAATGCCTCCGTATATTTCAATGATCCGGATGGCAACAGTCTTGAGCTGATGTGTTATATTGAGGTACCAGCTGAATTGAAGCATATCACAGATAAACTCTCCTTGGACGAGTGGGAGAAGCTCTCGGGACTTCGTCGAAATGAATAA
- a CDS encoding HAD family hydrolase, with protein sequence MNDTLRQQIIFDLDDTLIYCNIYFEQILERFADQLLEWFGAERLTAREILAKQTEIDVAGVKKLGFVSSHFAESLVDTYRYFSSLIGREANLIEEEHLSQLGMSVYDQEVEPYPGMVETLNLLSEQGHELNLYTGGDASIQQRKIERMKLSSYFGDRIYIRTHKNAEALEEILRSRHFNRRRTWMIGNSLRTDIAPAVAAGINSIYIKHPTEWSYNLVDIKQPADTSMYTISSLEQVPGIIAESLAMTIRNSGR encoded by the coding sequence TTGAACGATACACTGCGCCAACAAATCATTTTTGATCTGGATGACACACTGATTTACTGCAATATATATTTCGAGCAAATTCTGGAGCGATTCGCTGACCAGCTGTTGGAATGGTTTGGGGCAGAGCGGCTTACGGCACGTGAAATCCTTGCCAAACAAACGGAAATTGACGTTGCCGGCGTCAAGAAGCTGGGCTTCGTTAGCAGCCACTTTGCGGAATCGCTCGTGGACACGTACCGTTATTTCAGCTCATTAATCGGCCGTGAAGCCAACCTGATCGAGGAGGAGCATCTATCCCAGCTTGGCATGAGCGTATACGACCAGGAAGTAGAGCCCTACCCCGGCATGGTGGAAACGCTCAATTTGCTGAGCGAGCAAGGCCATGAGCTGAACTTATACACAGGCGGCGACGCATCGATCCAGCAGCGCAAAATCGAACGGATGAAGCTGTCCTCGTACTTTGGCGACCGAATCTACATCCGCACGCATAAAAATGCCGAGGCGCTGGAGGAAATTTTACGGTCGCGGCACTTCAACCGCAGACGCACCTGGATGATTGGCAACAGCCTGCGCACGGATATTGCCCCGGCGGTAGCCGCGGGAATTAACTCGATCTATATCAAGCATCCCACGGAATGGTCCTATAATCTGGTTGATATCAAGCAGCCTGCAGATACGTCGATGTACACGATATCCTCCTTGGAGCAAGTACCCGGCATTATCGCCGAAAGCCTGGCGATGACGATCCGGAACAGCGGCAGGTAA
- a CDS encoding phosphonate ABC transporter ATP-binding protein — MFKVNNLKKSVEGNTKEVLHGISAEFEAGEMIGVVGPSGSGKSILLQCLALRESWNDGDYTWDGKSVIRGGGKGAGKFRSKCAYLEQNPTLNPEKTALKNVLIGQAGQTSLLRRLTGMVRSDDYMGAMDELEKFGLLDKAHLKAGNLSGGERQRVAICRALVHGAGFIAADEPVIGLDPHSADKVMATLKSLCTEQGKTVIAALPIELAERYCTRIWGIYDGQLQLDVKGRRLTGEEKRQIDLA, encoded by the coding sequence ATGTTTAAGGTGAACAACCTCAAGAAATCGGTAGAAGGCAATACCAAAGAAGTACTGCACGGGATTAGCGCCGAGTTTGAAGCGGGAGAAATGATCGGAGTCGTCGGGCCCAGCGGAAGCGGCAAGAGCATTTTGCTGCAATGCCTCGCCCTACGGGAAAGCTGGAATGATGGAGACTATACCTGGGATGGCAAATCAGTCATTCGCGGCGGCGGCAAGGGAGCGGGAAAATTTCGTTCCAAATGCGCATACTTGGAACAGAATCCTACACTTAACCCCGAGAAAACCGCGCTGAAAAACGTGCTGATCGGCCAAGCCGGGCAGACATCGCTGCTAAGGCGTCTGACAGGCATGGTTCGCTCGGACGATTATATGGGCGCGATGGACGAGCTGGAGAAATTCGGCTTGCTGGACAAAGCGCATCTCAAAGCGGGCAATTTAAGCGGCGGTGAACGGCAGCGCGTGGCGATTTGCCGGGCGCTTGTGCACGGCGCGGGCTTTATTGCGGCGGATGAGCCGGTCATCGGACTGGATCCACACTCTGCGGACAAAGTCATGGCTACGCTCAAAAGTTTATGCACCGAACAGGGAAAGACGGTCATCGCGGCGCTGCCGATCGAGCTGGCGGAGCGGTACTGCACGAGAATTTGGGGCATTTACGACGGGCAGCTCCAGCTAGATGTGAAGGGAAGACGTCTAACCGGCGAAGAGAAGCGGCAAATCGACTTAGCATGA
- a CDS encoding type IA DNA topoisomerase — protein sequence MKTLVIAEKPDMGRTIAAVIEPRAKNNRSYLEGEHYIITWAIGHLLGLAEPDAYDEKYKRWNFGDLPILPDRFKIVPNPKTKDQLKTIGEVAKRCNCIVNACDAGREGQYIFALIQQQLKLTQPVKRLWISDLTAESIQKGFDSLHEEAEFENLTQAARARSEADWLIGMNASRAFTTKHRTLLSVGRVQTPVLALIYDRQKEIESFDSLTYYEIKAELEQLGRKYTGTWQGDRLTDAEKAAAIADKVRGKEGRISEYEVKDTKEYPFKLYDLTLLQRDANAKYGYSAKKTLDLAQALYERHKVISYPRTNSNYVTEQNIDGMHKALHMLKSGPYQQLVEGANPRLVHVGNKSVCNPARVEDHHAILPTLRRAGTLSKEEQNVYDLVIRRFLSHFYPPAEYKQHTVLTEVAGETFKTNVKELLSLGWKVCQPEDPRAGSRGKKKDEEEEQEELVSEPFHVEKDKPVQCLDAQAKEKATQPPKAYTEGTLLKAMESAGKQLENEELRDAMKDAGLGTPATRAATIERLKNVGYITMQGKRITVTQKGRTAIELIRHAGIELLTSPEMTGQWERRLYQISKGEAAREKFMENVKRFTLSIIDKVRVQPKADASLFEIKEEERKGGRGKGPKAKSSAQRKASGPEQSGGNELKRPDTVVKKRVSGSAPGSLQPLAPCPREGCGGQLIEGRKGYGCTHYKQGCGFVIWKEYAGKNISVNMLISLVGKGQTQLLTFKQPEGDFKARIVLADSMSGKLDLQRAEE from the coding sequence ATGAAAACGCTCGTAATCGCAGAGAAACCGGACATGGGTCGAACGATCGCTGCCGTCATCGAACCGAGAGCGAAAAATAATCGATCGTATTTGGAAGGCGAGCATTACATCATCACTTGGGCGATCGGCCATTTACTAGGTCTGGCGGAGCCGGACGCTTACGATGAGAAATACAAGCGCTGGAACTTTGGCGATTTGCCGATCCTGCCCGATCGATTCAAGATCGTGCCTAATCCGAAAACGAAGGATCAGCTGAAGACCATCGGCGAAGTGGCCAAGCGCTGCAATTGCATCGTCAATGCCTGCGACGCCGGGAGGGAAGGCCAGTACATATTCGCTTTGATCCAGCAGCAGCTGAAGCTGACGCAGCCCGTTAAGCGGCTGTGGATTTCCGATTTGACGGCGGAGAGTATCCAGAAGGGCTTCGATTCCTTGCATGAGGAGGCGGAATTTGAGAATTTGACGCAGGCGGCGAGAGCGCGAAGCGAAGCGGATTGGCTGATCGGCATGAACGCGTCGCGCGCTTTTACGACTAAGCATCGTACGCTGCTGTCCGTCGGCCGGGTGCAGACTCCGGTGTTGGCGCTTATTTACGACCGGCAAAAGGAAATCGAGAGCTTTGATTCGCTGACCTACTATGAAATAAAGGCGGAGCTGGAGCAGCTTGGCCGCAAGTATACGGGGACCTGGCAGGGTGATCGTCTAACAGATGCGGAGAAGGCGGCAGCTATCGCGGATAAAGTGCGGGGCAAGGAAGGCCGGATTAGCGAGTACGAGGTCAAGGACACGAAGGAATATCCGTTCAAACTGTATGATTTGACGCTGCTGCAGCGTGACGCGAACGCCAAATACGGCTATTCGGCCAAGAAGACCTTGGATTTAGCCCAGGCGCTCTATGAACGGCATAAAGTGATCTCTTATCCCCGGACGAATTCTAACTATGTGACAGAGCAAAATATCGACGGGATGCATAAAGCACTGCATATGCTCAAATCCGGCCCCTACCAGCAGCTGGTGGAGGGTGCGAATCCTAGGCTTGTGCACGTGGGCAATAAATCGGTCTGCAACCCGGCGCGGGTCGAGGATCACCATGCGATCCTGCCGACGCTTCGGCGGGCCGGGACGCTCAGCAAGGAAGAGCAGAATGTGTACGATCTGGTGATTCGCCGCTTTCTCTCGCATTTCTATCCGCCTGCGGAGTACAAACAGCATACCGTGCTCACCGAGGTTGCCGGCGAAACCTTCAAGACGAATGTGAAAGAACTGCTATCCCTGGGCTGGAAAGTATGTCAGCCTGAAGATCCGCGGGCAGGCAGCCGCGGGAAGAAGAAGGATGAGGAAGAGGAGCAGGAAGAACTGGTCAGCGAACCGTTCCACGTCGAGAAGGATAAGCCTGTCCAGTGTCTGGATGCGCAGGCGAAGGAGAAGGCTACCCAGCCGCCAAAGGCTTATACGGAGGGCACGCTGCTGAAAGCGATGGAGAGCGCCGGGAAGCAGCTCGAGAACGAGGAGCTGCGGGACGCGATGAAAGACGCAGGACTCGGCACGCCGGCTACACGGGCCGCGACGATTGAACGCCTCAAAAACGTCGGTTACATTACGATGCAGGGTAAGCGCATTACCGTAACCCAAAAAGGAAGGACGGCCATCGAGCTCATTCGCCATGCCGGTATCGAGCTGCTGACCTCGCCGGAGATGACCGGGCAGTGGGAGCGCAGGCTGTATCAAATTTCGAAGGGTGAGGCGGCCAGAGAGAAATTCATGGAGAACGTCAAGCGCTTCACGCTGTCGATCATCGATAAAGTCCGGGTCCAGCCAAAGGCGGATGCTTCCCTATTCGAGATCAAGGAGGAAGAGCGGAAGGGCGGGCGCGGGAAAGGCCCGAAAGCGAAAAGTTCGGCCCAGCGCAAGGCGTCTGGTCCGGAACAGAGCGGAGGAAACGAACTCAAAAGACCGGATACGGTGGTGAAAAAACGCGTAAGCGGCTCAGCGCCAGGCTCTTTGCAGCCGCTTGCGCCCTGCCCCCGGGAGGGCTGCGGCGGCCAGCTTATCGAAGGGCGCAAAGGGTATGGCTGCACGCATTATAAACAAGGCTGCGGATTTGTCATTTGGAAGGAATACGCAGGCAAGAATATTTCCGTGAATATGCTGATTTCATTGGTCGGCAAGGGTCAGACGCAGCTGCTGACCTTCAAGCAGCCCGAAGGCGATTTCAAGGCGCGGATCGTGCTCGCCGATTCCATGAGCGGGAAGCTGGATTTGCAGCGGGCCGAAGAATAG
- a CDS encoding nucleotidyltransferase family protein — MNKLNELLCREEGGRDEDRVKQLIRKCEPLMQDLRTVRSLELPECYIAAGYIRGYIWDCLHGYDARFRHEDIDVVFFDPRLCSEERDAALQFRLIEETGNPRWSVKNQARMHIRNEAPPYASAADAMRRWPETATAIGVRLTDQDQLELCAPYGLGDLLCMVVRRSPLFADRPYYLERVRRKHWLEDWPLLTWNTD, encoded by the coding sequence ATGAATAAGTTGAACGAGCTGCTGTGCCGCGAGGAAGGCGGTCGGGACGAAGACCGTGTCAAGCAGTTAATTAGGAAATGCGAGCCCTTGATGCAGGATCTGCGCACCGTTAGGAGTCTGGAATTGCCCGAATGTTACATTGCTGCGGGATATATTCGGGGTTATATATGGGATTGCTTGCATGGTTATGACGCTCGTTTTCGGCATGAAGATATCGATGTGGTATTTTTCGATCCGCGGCTTTGCAGCGAAGAGCGGGATGCTGCATTGCAATTCCGGTTAATTGAAGAAACGGGCAACCCGCGATGGTCGGTCAAAAATCAGGCACGCATGCATATCCGCAACGAAGCTCCGCCCTATGCGTCAGCCGCGGATGCGATGCGCAGGTGGCCGGAGACCGCCACGGCTATTGGAGTTCGTTTGACGGATCAGGATCAATTGGAGCTATGCGCTCCTTATGGCTTGGGCGATTTGTTGTGCATGGTGGTGAGGCGAAGCCCTCTTTTTGCGGATCGGCCTTACTATTTGGAGAGAGTTCGCAGGAAGCATTGGCTGGAAGACTGGCCTTTGTTGACTTGGAACACGGATTAG
- a CDS encoding LysE family transporter translates to MMVVLRGFRFGMVLQLAVGPVCIYIFNVASKQGFLEAAAGVAAVTLVDAIFILLAIVGAASFMDRPEVNRGLRIFGFAVLLVFGMNLVLSVFGIELLSYFRLPSGADVDRPILSSLLLTASNPLTIVFWAGMFTAKVAEGGLSKAGIYAFGFGTVLSTLAFLLLVALAGSFIGQFLPEALLKVLDGAVGVLILYFAVRMVRSS, encoded by the coding sequence ATGATGGTTGTTTTAAGAGGATTCAGGTTCGGGATGGTTTTGCAGCTTGCTGTTGGTCCTGTGTGCATTTATATTTTTAACGTAGCGAGCAAGCAAGGATTTCTGGAAGCGGCTGCCGGGGTAGCGGCCGTCACCTTGGTCGACGCGATATTCATCCTGCTCGCTATCGTTGGCGCAGCTTCCTTTATGGATCGGCCGGAGGTCAACCGGGGACTGCGCATATTCGGCTTTGCCGTCCTGCTTGTGTTCGGGATGAATCTGGTGTTATCGGTCTTTGGCATAGAGCTGCTGTCCTATTTCCGCCTGCCGAGCGGCGCCGATGTGGACAGGCCCATTTTATCGAGTCTGCTGCTTACGGCCTCCAATCCGCTTACGATTGTATTCTGGGCGGGAATGTTTACTGCGAAGGTCGCCGAAGGCGGCTTAAGCAAAGCGGGTATTTATGCTTTTGGCTTCGGGACGGTGCTGTCTACGCTGGCCTTCCTGCTGCTTGTCGCCTTAGCCGGGAGCTTCATCGGGCAATTTCTGCCGGAGGCGCTGCTAAAAGTACTAGACGGCGCTGTTGGGGTGTTGATTCTGTACTTCGCGGTTAGAATGGTTCGTTCATCTTAA
- a CDS encoding Gfo/Idh/MocA family protein produces MIGLDTSHVSIFAVLLHRHQAEDSSSCLRGITIGCAFPGGSSRMELSYSRVDRYEGELIREYGVTMLSSIEAVAEAADVIMIESVDGSTHLEQFSKVAPYGKPVFIDKPIATCLTDARAIVALAERYRVPLMSASSLRYASALTESLEHTGHGDVIGADVYGPMPFVQGQADYFWYGIHTVEMLFAIMGQGCRQVHTTCSGNHEVITGTWADGRIGVVRGRRQGGSFGAVIHRERRSDHVGIQPGGKPYYESLLEQVVYFFRGGISPVAPEETLAVISFIEAAHRSKETGKPYDLQAPGDAFR; encoded by the coding sequence ATGATCGGTCTAGATACTTCACATGTCAGCATTTTTGCGGTGCTGCTGCATCGTCATCAGGCTGAGGATTCATCCTCCTGCCTGCGCGGCATCACCATCGGCTGTGCCTTTCCCGGCGGCTCCTCACGCATGGAATTAAGCTACAGCCGGGTGGACCGTTATGAGGGCGAGCTCATACGGGAATATGGCGTGACCATGCTCAGCAGCATTGAAGCGGTTGCCGAGGCGGCGGATGTGATCATGATCGAGTCGGTTGATGGCAGCACGCATTTGGAGCAGTTCAGCAAGGTCGCCCCATATGGGAAACCGGTGTTCATCGATAAACCTATTGCGACGTGCCTTACTGATGCGCGTGCTATTGTCGCTCTTGCCGAACGTTATCGCGTACCGTTAATGAGCGCCTCTTCGCTTCGCTATGCTTCAGCTTTGACGGAATCGCTGGAACATACTGGTCATGGCGATGTTATCGGGGCAGATGTATACGGCCCGATGCCGTTCGTGCAAGGCCAGGCCGATTATTTCTGGTATGGCATTCACACCGTGGAGATGCTGTTCGCGATTATGGGGCAGGGATGCCGCCAGGTTCATACCACTTGCAGCGGCAATCATGAGGTGATAACGGGGACCTGGGCGGACGGACGGATCGGCGTCGTACGGGGCAGGCGCCAGGGCGGCAGCTTTGGTGCGGTCATTCACAGAGAGCGCAGGAGTGATCATGTGGGTATTCAGCCCGGCGGCAAGCCGTACTATGAGAGCCTGCTGGAGCAGGTTGTTTATTTTTTTCGAGGGGGAATATCTCCCGTAGCTCCGGAGGAAACCCTTGCGGTAATCAGTTTCATCGAAGCTGCGCACCGGAGTAAGGAGACGGGGAAGCCCTATGACTTGCAAGCACCGGGAGATGCTTTTAGATAA